From Acidobacteriota bacterium, a single genomic window includes:
- a CDS encoding 2'-5' RNA ligase family protein codes for MSESGSNTIKTNFSGIRKSFELIWMTRLILRVICETRVSNQLNGAMISYAQDKSKWLEWQHDYQFGAFYVIPPKEVLAIVDELRARHDPTSASYCCGHISLSRPLKSVLTDDQLDELRLSMSNFPSFKVRYGPLITYPPHPGVCFDIQPNDKFIELKDRVHSTSAFTGFTYRRDSIPAHMTIAEFGYTWEQSEDLRKDLENKVPSGEFLCDCIEYAVPNNEFFFERKLKVALGAI; via the coding sequence ATGTCGGAATCCGGTTCAAATACAATCAAGACAAATTTCAGCGGGATTCGCAAAAGTTTCGAACTCATTTGGATGACACGCCTGATTTTGCGTGTTATCTGCGAGACCAGAGTTAGTAATCAGTTAAATGGCGCTATGATTTCATACGCACAAGACAAATCAAAATGGCTGGAATGGCAACACGATTATCAATTCGGAGCTTTCTATGTGATTCCTCCGAAAGAGGTCTTGGCGATAGTAGATGAGCTTAGGGCCAGACACGATCCAACTTCGGCCAGTTATTGCTGCGGACACATTAGTTTAAGTCGACCACTCAAGAGCGTGCTAACAGACGACCAACTGGACGAGCTTCGGCTTTCGATGTCGAACTTTCCTTCCTTCAAAGTCAGGTACGGTCCCCTGATTACTTATCCCCCGCATCCCGGAGTTTGCTTTGACATCCAGCCCAATGACAAGTTCATCGAACTGAAGGATCGGGTTCATTCGACCTCGGCTTTTACCGGGTTTACATATCGACGTGATTCCATTCCGGCTCATATGACTATCGCGGAATTTGGCTATACCTGGGAGCAAAGTGAAGACCTCCGCAAAGATCTTGAGAATAAAGTCCCAAGTGGCGAATTTCTTTGCGATTGTATCGAGTATGCAGTACCTAACAATGAGTTCTTTTTTGAAAGGAAACTGAAGGTGGCGCTAGGCGCCATTTAA
- a CDS encoding YcxB family protein codes for MDREITVRYSPDLIKFAVWQFWIRSIGLGGFTSFAVALLAFAYFLISGDRSWLLGFLGSVVGLCLVFGVLSYTIYLSRSMEKFKRMETPEAKFRFTDDRIGIESDIGWTELSWKMIEKVWKYPEVWLVFIAKQGYVTLPTADIDDELQQFITRKVQESGGTAI; via the coding sequence ATGGATCGGGAAATTACAGTCAGATATTCTCCTGACCTGATTAAATTTGCCGTATGGCAATTCTGGATTCGCTCCATCGGTCTCGGAGGGTTTACCTCCTTCGCGGTGGCCTTGCTTGCTTTCGCATATTTCCTGATATCGGGAGATCGCTCTTGGCTTCTCGGATTCTTGGGATCAGTAGTGGGGCTTTGTCTGGTTTTCGGCGTGCTGTCATATACCATCTACTTGAGTCGCTCGATGGAGAAGTTCAAGCGGATGGAAACTCCTGAAGCTAAATTTCGTTTTACGGATGATCGGATCGGTATTGAATCTGACATCGGCTGGACAGAGCTTTCGTGGAAGATGATCGAAAAGGTATGGAAGTATCCTGAAGTGTGGTTGGTCTTTATTGCGAAGCAGGGTTATGTCACCTTGCCGACGGCGGATATTGATGATGAGTTACAGCAATTCATTACTCGCAAGGTTCAAGAGAGTGGTGGAACGGCAATCTAA
- a CDS encoding putative toxin-antitoxin system toxin component, PIN family gives MSEIPITVYDCGVFLQGLLSKAGPAVACLELVEQDRIRLVMSEAVLGEIKDVLSRPLLRERNPNLTDEKVENLIDLILERAEFVENVPPHFSCSRDPNDDQYLNLAIETEAVFLVSRDNDLLDLMTDFTAEARDFRRRHRRIKVLDPVKFLEEIRKLESKGSVS, from the coding sequence GTGAGTGAAATTCCCATCACCGTTTATGATTGCGGCGTTTTTCTGCAAGGTTTGCTCTCAAAAGCCGGTCCCGCCGTCGCGTGTCTTGAGCTAGTCGAGCAAGATCGTATTCGCCTTGTGATGAGCGAAGCGGTTTTGGGGGAAATCAAAGATGTGCTTTCGCGTCCGCTTCTTCGTGAACGTAATCCGAATTTAACCGATGAAAAAGTTGAAAACTTGATTGACTTAATTTTAGAAAGAGCCGAATTTGTTGAAAATGTGCCGCCGCACTTCAGTTGTTCACGCGACCCGAACGACGATCAGTATCTCAATCTTGCCATCGAAACCGAAGCAGTTTTTCTGGTCAGCAGAGATAACGATTTGCTTGATTTGATGACGGATTTTACTGCCGAAGCAAGAGATTTTCGTCGTCGCCATCGTCGAATCAAAGTCCTAGATCCAGTGAAGTTCTTGGAAGAAATACGGAAATTGGAAAGCAAAGGCAGCGTTTCGTAA
- a CDS encoding DUF4288 domain-containing protein: MKDEITSSPQPPNHALVPHDKNVSPVGWYLVSYLLRFVELRDKDNDDDERRFLSWENTVLVKAENIDHAYDKATTIARQEAKPYKGGPEGVPVQWKLVGITDILPIYEEIGDGAEIAWAERAPRKLHNLKKMVRPRGKFRQ; the protein is encoded by the coding sequence ATGAAAGATGAAATCACAAGTTCACCACAACCGCCAAACCACGCGCTCGTGCCTCACGACAAGAATGTTTCGCCTGTCGGTTGGTACCTGGTTTCGTACCTGCTACGGTTCGTGGAGCTACGAGACAAGGATAACGACGATGACGAGAGGCGATTCTTGTCCTGGGAGAACACGGTCCTTGTGAAGGCTGAGAACATAGACCACGCCTACGACAAGGCGACGACGATAGCCAGGCAGGAGGCAAAGCCATACAAAGGCGGTCCGGAGGGAGTTCCAGTTCAATGGAAGCTCGTAGGCATCACAGACATACTCCCCATCTACGAAGAAATAGGAGACGGCGCCGAGATCGCCTGGGCCGAGCGGGCGCCAAGAAAACTGCACAACCTGAAGAAGATGGTCAGGCCCAGAGGCAAGTTTCGCCAGTAG
- a CDS encoding DUF4935 domain-containing protein, whose amino-acid sequence MIIVLDTNILHNDFLMRSGQFAILIDYIRKTQSKVILPKIVYDELPATFEREIRRRLKDFLRAKGSLAALLQNSLPEVNISVEHEVASYLNFVKEKLNVGDDDIFDYKETYLHDVIERAIHRRRPCTERGEEIRVARWSSTA is encoded by the coding sequence ATGATAATCGTCCTCGATACCAATATCCTACACAATGACTTTCTAATGAGGTCAGGGCAATTTGCGATCCTGATCGACTATATACGGAAGACTCAATCCAAAGTCATCTTACCTAAGATTGTTTACGATGAATTGCCTGCCACTTTTGAGCGGGAGATTAGAAGACGCCTGAAAGATTTCTTGAGGGCTAAAGGCTCTTTAGCAGCATTACTTCAGAATAGTCTGCCGGAAGTGAACATATCGGTTGAGCATGAGGTAGCTTCATATCTAAATTTTGTAAAAGAGAAGCTAAATGTTGGCGACGACGATATCTTCGATTATAAGGAAACATATCTACACGACGTAATTGAGAGAGCTATTCATAGACGACGCCCATGTACAGAGCGAGGAGAAGAAATCCGTGTCGCACGCTGGTCATCAACTGCGTGA
- a CDS encoding RNA-directed DNA polymerase: MFNLTTQELDNAFAAIVHHGFSTMLPEPPEWSVVAVNWNSIRDTIERIDLDVYEPFKPLKVFAPKNRANVRLLYMLHPQDLIIYTALVLIAKPDIEVSRIPTKAKRVFSYRADVSKPLELYDSRGSYEAYRQQLSAKAAKPHVRYVAVADIADFYPRIYQHRLENVIESVAASQRVRDVARVLVKKLIGNVLGRDSYGIPVGPYASRLLAEALLIDVDASMQSQSVDFVRWVDDFSIFCRTEYEAQSVLFSLGEWLFSKHGLTLQSAKTKILTIDDYRHEYLFDHGDQLTDRDTIVNMLRNFRVGYEGTEGDDEDSDGNMDDVVIEQALAVLQGSDLKGMLEASLADTALVDYQAVTFALTKLPRIPGAPAELMREVLHLAIDNAELLYPVAEHIATYVLSFDDLTKAEQKQIAKKLLKPLKSKRTPPPPYYAMWILHIFASAPEWNHAQDIVKLYSESTSEVIKRFASLAIHSSGTRAQALVLKDEYPAASPLLKLAILFATRKLGKDERKHWRLAQSVSGSIEKLV, from the coding sequence ATGTTTAATCTCACCACTCAAGAACTCGACAATGCATTTGCGGCGATTGTTCACCATGGCTTCAGCACGATGCTCCCAGAGCCACCTGAGTGGTCAGTAGTTGCCGTAAATTGGAACTCGATACGCGACACTATCGAACGCATTGACCTTGACGTTTACGAACCATTTAAGCCACTCAAGGTCTTTGCCCCGAAGAATCGCGCCAATGTGCGACTTCTCTACATGCTTCACCCCCAAGACCTCATTATTTACACGGCACTAGTTCTTATTGCAAAGCCAGACATCGAGGTCAGTCGCATACCTACCAAGGCAAAGCGTGTGTTCTCATACCGTGCGGATGTGAGCAAACCCCTAGAGTTGTACGACTCTCGCGGCTCCTATGAGGCCTATCGTCAACAGCTTTCCGCCAAGGCTGCTAAACCGCACGTGCGTTACGTAGCGGTTGCTGATATTGCAGATTTCTATCCCCGTATTTATCAGCATCGCCTCGAAAACGTCATTGAAAGCGTAGCTGCTTCCCAGCGCGTACGCGACGTGGCTCGCGTACTTGTAAAGAAGCTCATTGGAAACGTGCTGGGGCGGGATAGCTATGGAATCCCTGTCGGTCCCTATGCTTCAAGGTTGCTTGCCGAGGCCCTACTGATAGACGTAGACGCATCCATGCAGAGTCAGAGCGTCGATTTTGTTCGCTGGGTCGACGACTTCAGCATCTTTTGTCGAACCGAATACGAAGCTCAGTCGGTCCTGTTTTCGCTGGGCGAGTGGTTGTTCTCAAAGCACGGCCTAACGCTTCAGTCTGCGAAAACCAAGATACTTACGATCGACGACTACCGCCATGAATACTTGTTTGATCACGGTGACCAGTTAACCGATCGTGACACTATCGTCAACATGCTTCGCAACTTTAGAGTTGGTTACGAAGGCACCGAGGGTGACGACGAGGACTCCGATGGCAACATGGATGACGTGGTTATCGAACAGGCCCTTGCCGTTCTTCAAGGTTCTGACCTGAAGGGAATGCTTGAGGCCTCGCTCGCCGATACAGCGCTTGTCGACTACCAAGCGGTCACCTTTGCACTGACGAAGCTGCCACGTATCCCAGGCGCTCCTGCGGAACTCATGCGAGAAGTACTTCACCTCGCAATTGACAATGCCGAATTGCTCTACCCCGTGGCTGAGCACATTGCGACCTACGTTCTTTCTTTCGATGATTTGACAAAAGCAGAGCAAAAGCAGATCGCGAAAAAGCTATTGAAACCTCTGAAGAGCAAACGCACTCCGCCGCCCCCCTACTACGCGATGTGGATATTGCATATCTTTGCATCCGCGCCCGAGTGGAATCATGCTCAAGACATTGTTAAGCTGTACTCTGAATCTACTTCAGAGGTCATCAAGCGCTTCGCGTCGCTCGCAATACATTCATCTGGAACTAGGGCTCAGGCGCTCGTGTTGAAGGACGAATACCCGGCGGCGTCACCACTCCTGAAGTTGGCGATTCTGTTTGCCACAAGAAAGCTTGGCAAAGACGAGCGCAAGCATTGGCGGCTGGCACAAAGCGTTAGCGGCTCAATCGAGAAACTGGTTTAG
- a CDS encoding phage integrase N-terminal SAM-like domain-containing protein produces the protein MRAVARARHLSHRTEKAYHNFIKRFILFHNKRHPTEMGADEISQFRGRAFRLRLRIRRFSHCFSFTAMF, from the coding sequence ATGCGCGCCGTTGCGCGGGCGCGACATCTCAGCCACAGAACGGAGAAGGCATATCACAATTTCATCAAACGATTCATCCTATTCCATAACAAACGGCACCCGACGGAAATGGGCGCGGACGAAATAAGCCAGTTTCGCGGTCGAGCGTTTCGGCTCCGACTCAGAATCAGGCGTTTTTCGCACTGCTTTTCCTTTACCGCGATGTTTTGA
- a CDS encoding toxin-antitoxin system protein, producing MSQVRVSENTHEVLRSLSTREGKSMQDIIDKAIEDYRRKAFLEGLSNDYRLLRENPEAWKDHEEETALWDNTLMDGLKNE from the coding sequence ATGTCGCAAGTAAGAGTTAGTGAAAACACCCACGAAGTATTGCGTTCGCTTTCCACACGGGAAGGAAAATCAATGCAGGATATTATAGACAAAGCCATTGAAGATTATCGCCGAAAAGCCTTTTTGGAAGGCTTGAGCAATGACTACCGGCTTTTGCGGGAAAACCCGGAAGCATGGAAAGACCACGAGGAAGAAACGGCACTTTGGGATAATACTTTGATGGACGGACTGAAAAACGAATGA
- a CDS encoding type II toxin-antitoxin system PemK/MazF family toxin, whose protein sequence is MTQVKRGEIWLADLSPTIGREQAGMRPVLIPSADYFNQGFADLVFAIPITSKDKNIRSHVAVFPPEGGLTMPSFIMCEAMRSISKQRLVKHLGIITPATMHEVEDTLKILLEL, encoded by the coding sequence ATGACGCAAGTAAAACGCGGTGAAATCTGGCTGGCAGATCTCAGCCCGACAATTGGACGGGAACAGGCAGGAATGCGCCCGGTTCTGATTCCGTCCGCCGATTATTTTAATCAAGGCTTTGCCGATCTTGTTTTTGCCATTCCGATCACGTCCAAAGACAAAAATATCCGCTCGCACGTTGCCGTTTTCCCGCCGGAAGGCGGCTTGACTATGCCAAGCTTCATAATGTGCGAGGCAATGCGCTCGATCAGCAAACAACGTCTTGTCAAACATTTGGGAATAATCACCCCGGCGACCATGCACGAGGTCGAAGATACGCTGAAAATTCTACTCGAATTATAA
- a CDS encoding ATP-binding protein gives MISDEKLLERLQDSEDAFVERKPQAVSTEDACKTLVAFANSLPDGREGILFIGISDKGGNVAASTPPLCPCVVLAATDL, from the coding sequence ATGATTTCTGACGAAAAACTCCTGGAGCGGTTGCAAGATTCTGAAGATGCCTTCGTGGAACGCAAGCCCCAAGCGGTAAGCACTGAGGATGCCTGCAAAACGCTAGTTGCTTTCGCGAACTCCCTGCCTGACGGTCGTGAGGGCATTCTTTTCATTGGCATCTCTGATAAAGGCGGCAATGTAGCCGCGTCAACTCCACCGTTATGCCCCTGCGTGGTTCTTGCGGCAACAGATTTATGA
- a CDS encoding DUF4304 domain-containing protein produces the protein MQESLKRLIAELHAAYFKPNGFKKERQRFRRDVDVVMQEVEFQSSSWNSSGGPVTFFVNISVGFADIPMKDGKTALTGSGRVGSLVPGAPAQFDLTSVSYESIRGELLVFIPQALSELPKHYEDVRGRAREGWHTPIPLPDTWRA, from the coding sequence ATGCAAGAGTCGCTTAAGCGTTTGATTGCCGAGTTGCATGCCGCTTACTTCAAGCCGAACGGCTTCAAGAAAGAGCGACAGCGTTTTCGGCGCGATGTGGATGTCGTGATGCAGGAGGTGGAGTTCCAGTCGTCCTCCTGGAATTCTTCGGGTGGTCCAGTCACATTCTTCGTCAACATCTCGGTCGGATTTGCTGACATCCCGATGAAGGATGGCAAGACGGCATTGACAGGGTCAGGCAGGGTTGGCTCGCTTGTTCCAGGCGCACCGGCGCAGTTTGACCTTACATCGGTTAGCTATGAGAGCATACGCGGTGAGTTGCTTGTATTCATTCCGCAGGCATTATCAGAGCTGCCGAAGCATTACGAGGATGTCCGCGGTCGCGCACGCGAAGGCTGGCATACGCCAATTCCGCTACCAGATACATGGCGGGCCTAA
- a CDS encoding formylglycine-generating enzyme family protein, producing the protein MFIGQPARISKPNVHCTSEFFNIMEIRYKIPQLDENGKISTKLRGRAEKVIYNIGTIDSLKMVVIPSGDFQMGSDETEFGSRANELPKHSVTIPSFSIGQYPVTQAQWLAVMGELPEIDLSFRGDNLPAVNISWMQVDEFCKHLAAITGTAFRLPSEAEWEYACRAGTSSPFHFGGTISTDVANFNGGEPYGNTPKGQFRKSLTPVGYFDAPNAFGLHDMHGNIWEWCSDIWHDNYHGAPGDSNAWFDSGDLGYRVQRGGCWRDNAISCRSAFRVGDIAYNWDHIVGLRVATNLV; encoded by the coding sequence GTGTTCATCGGCCAACCAGCGCGTATCTCCAAGCCAAATGTTCATTGCACTTCTGAGTTTTTCAATATCATGGAAATACGATACAAGATTCCGCAACTTGATGAAAACGGGAAAATATCGACAAAGCTTAGAGGAAGAGCAGAGAAAGTAATCTACAACATAGGAACGATAGATTCTCTGAAAATGGTCGTCATTCCCAGTGGCGATTTTCAGATGGGATCGGATGAAACGGAATTTGGATCGCGTGCGAATGAATTACCTAAACACTCAGTGACGATACCTTCATTTTCTATAGGCCAGTATCCTGTCACTCAAGCTCAGTGGCTTGCAGTGATGGGAGAACTTCCCGAGATTGATCTCTCGTTCCGTGGGGATAACCTGCCTGCGGTCAATATCTCGTGGATGCAGGTCGACGAATTTTGCAAGCATCTTGCAGCGATTACCGGAACCGCGTTTCGTCTTCCAAGTGAAGCCGAATGGGAATACGCGTGCCGCGCCGGTACAAGCAGTCCGTTTCACTTTGGGGGGACGATTTCTACAGATGTGGCGAACTTCAACGGTGGAGAGCCATATGGGAATACACCCAAAGGGCAGTTTAGAAAGTCGCTGACACCAGTTGGTTATTTTGATGCACCTAATGCATTCGGTCTTCATGATATGCACGGAAACATATGGGAATGGTGCTCCGATATATGGCACGATAATTACCATGGTGCTCCAGGCGATAGCAATGCCTGGTTTGATTCCGGGGATTTGGGATATCGAGTACAGCGAGGGGGCTGTTGGAGAGATAATGCAATAAGCTGCCGGAGTGCATTTCGAGTTGGTGATATTGCTTACAATTGGGACCACATAGTTGGCCTGCGCGTCGCTACTAATTTGGTCTAA
- a CDS encoding DUF2199 domain-containing protein, whose amino-acid sequence MSDSFKCHHCGEVHEGLPMSFGSDAPDHYHGVPEHEREQRAILGSDQCIIDDEHYFVRGCLNIPIQGTEDVVNWGVWVSLSEESFNRMSDLWETPGRESEPPYFGWLCTRLPGYPDTISLKTQVHTRPLGERPFIELEPTDHPLAVEQRSGISLARARKIAESLLHDPSA is encoded by the coding sequence ATGTCTGATTCGTTCAAATGCCATCATTGCGGAGAAGTTCACGAGGGGTTGCCAATGAGTTTTGGCTCGGACGCGCCAGATCATTACCACGGTGTCCCTGAACATGAGCGCGAGCAGCGCGCCATACTGGGTTCCGACCAATGCATCATTGACGACGAGCATTACTTCGTGCGCGGCTGTCTTAACATTCCCATCCAAGGAACTGAGGACGTTGTCAATTGGGGAGTTTGGGTCTCCCTGAGCGAGGAGAGCTTTAATCGGATGTCTGATTTGTGGGAGACGCCGGGCAGGGAGTCTGAGCCACCATACTTTGGCTGGCTATGCACGCGTTTGCCGGGATATCCAGACACGATTTCTCTCAAGACGCAGGTTCATACTCGGCCTCTTGGCGAGCGCCCGTTCATCGAGCTAGAGCCGACAGACCATCCGTTGGCGGTTGAGCAGCGGTCTGGTATTTCACTCGCCAGAGCGAGAAAGATTGCGGAGAGTTTGTTGCATGACCCGTCAGCCTAA
- a CDS encoding tetratricopeptide repeat protein, translating to MKRLCRFRFVSIPRFICAKQDPLSVSTLIRTGRIFFKLGQFENAESYFFEVLELSPGNYIALDLLAATKAELGELEKAASILGDSLEINFNLETVSMLGYVRALLGDREGANELIGRLRADTTAHTSRAFKIAKIHLGLKEYDEAFRLLGEAIRERDVDLISIKSNPCWTRVSDDERYRAIIKTIDPMF from the coding sequence TTGAAGCGGTTGTGTCGATTCCGATTCGTTTCCATCCCTCGGTTCATATGCGCGAAGCAGGATCCGCTCTCGGTCTCGACGTTGATCCGGACCGGCCGGATCTTTTTCAAGCTCGGACAGTTTGAAAATGCCGAAAGCTATTTTTTCGAGGTGCTTGAACTGTCGCCGGGCAACTACATCGCGCTCGACCTGCTGGCGGCGACGAAGGCCGAACTCGGGGAACTGGAAAAGGCGGCGTCGATCCTCGGGGACTCGCTCGAGATCAACTTCAATCTCGAAACCGTCTCGATGCTCGGCTACGTCCGCGCGCTGCTCGGCGACCGCGAAGGGGCGAACGAACTCATCGGCCGGCTGCGCGCCGACACCACGGCGCACACCTCGCGGGCGTTCAAGATCGCGAAGATCCATCTTGGCCTGAAAGAGTATGACGAGGCGTTCCGACTTCTCGGCGAAGCGATCCGCGAACGCGACGTCGATCTCATCTCGATCAAGTCAAACCCCTGCTGGACGCGCGTCTCGGACGATGAAAGATACCGCGCGATCATCAAAACGATCGACCCGATGTTCTAG